One window of the Cryptomeria japonica chromosome 7, Sugi_1.0, whole genome shotgun sequence genome contains the following:
- the LOC131056219 gene encoding receptor-like protein kinase THESEUS 1, whose translation MARMGNLVILVLCLLGFLVAQNRAAYTPVDNYLIDCGASQKTTVDGRDFQSDSQSSSLLSTSQAILVTTASASVPSDLYLTARVFVKQSSYTFNIQQEGRHWVRLYFYPVPHPVYDLKSALFSVTTEKFVLLHNFSMKVDATASTYLFKEYLINVTSDSLTLTFAPMNSSIAFINAIEVVSVPDLLTSNVPMVLSPLGSFTGLPEIALETTYRLNVGGQKLTPKNDTLGRTWASDQSYLSLNSSAQNISVPASSINYPSSGTVTAEIAPNYVYATAEEMGNANVSNENFNITWAFSVDPDFSYFVRMHFCDIVSKALNEFVFNVFINSQTAINNLDLSSKTSQLATAYYTDFVVNGTGSSKLTVSIGPSSLDNGGSNAILNGLEIMKMSNEAGSLDGPYSVDGIIPGASKSSTKVGPIVGSVVGAAAALVLLAGGYYCFLRAPKSKSKHSPPAWLPLPLHGGNSHSMGSKVSTISHKSGTGSYVSSAQSNLGRYFTFAEIQEATNKFDESLLLGVGGFGKVYQGQLEDGTKVAVKRGNPRSEQGLTEFQTEIEMLSKLRHRHLVSLIGYCEEHCEMILVYEYMANGPLRSHLYGSNLPSLSWKQRLEVCIGAARGLHYLHTGAAQGIIHRDVKTTNILLDENLVAKVADFGLSKTGPTLDQTHVSTAVKGSFGYLDPEYFRRQQLTEKSDVYSFGVVLLEVLCARPALNPVLPREQVNIAEWAMHYQKKGMLDQIIDSHLAGTINPGSLKKFGETAEKCLEEQGIDRPAMGDVLWNLEYAYQLQETAMRNDPDENSTNHIAEIPLRYTQPEPFDTSIIDRGSDDDLADATTSAVFSQLVNPRGR comes from the coding sequence ATGGCTAGGATGGGCAACCTGGTCATTCTTGTGCTATGTCTTTTGGGTTTCCTAGTTGCACAGAATAGAGCTGCTTACACTCCAGTAGACAATTACTTGATTGATTGCGGAGCTTCACAGAAAACCACAGTTGATGGTAGGGACTTCCAGTCTGATTCTCAATCAAGCTCCCTTCTTTCCACAAGCCAGGCAATCCTGGTCACCACGGCAAGTGCATCTGTTCCTTCAGATCTCTACTTGACAGCTAGGGTGTTTGTCAAGCAATCCTCATACACCTTCAATATTCAGCAGGAGGGCCGGCATTGGGTACGCTTGTATTTCTATCCTGTTCCACATCCCGTTTATGATCTCAAATCAGCACTTTTCTCTGTGACTACAGAGAAGTTTGTTCTTTTGCACAACTTTAGCATGAAGGTAGATGCTACGGCCAGTACATATTTATTCAAGGAGTACCTGATCAATGTGACATCTGATAGCTTGACTCTTACCTTCGCTCCCATGAACAGTTCAATTGCATTCATAAATGCCATCGAAGTTGTTTCAGTCCCAGATTTGCTGACCTCTAATGTGCCAATGGTTTTATCCCCTTTGGGTTCTTTCACTGGCTTACCTGAAATTGCATTGGAGACAACATACAGGCTCAATGTGGGAGGTCAAAAACTCACACCTAAGAATGATACTCTTGGTAGAACATGGGCTTCTGATCAGAGCTACTTGTCTCTTAACAGTTCTGCTCAAAATATTAGTGTCCCTGCCAGCAGCATCAACTACCCTTCAAGTGGAACAGTCACGGCAGAGATTGCCCCAAATTATGTATATGCCACAGCTGAAGAGATGGGAAATGCAAATGTGTCTAACGAGAACTTTAATATTACCTGGGCTTTTTCAGTGGATCCAGATTTCTCTTATTTTGTTCGGATGCACTTTTGTGATATTGTGAGTAAAGCCCTTAATGAGTttgtatttaatgtttttatcaatTCCCAAACAGCCATCAACAATTTGGATCTTTCTTCCAAAACATCGCAATTGGCTACTGCATATTACACAGACTTTGTGGTCAATGGTACTGGATCCAGCAAGTTGACTGTTAGCATTGGCCCTAGTAGTTTGGATAACGGAGGAAGCAATGCCATCCTCAATGGTTTGGAGATTATGAAAATGAGCAACGAAGCTGGAAGCCTTGATGGCCCTTATTCTGTTGATGGTATCATTCCTGGTGCATCCAAAAGCAGCACAAAGGTAGGCCCTATTGTAGGATCAGTAGTGGGAGCTGCTGCCGCACTTGTACTCTTGGCAGGTGGCTATTATTGCTTTTTGCGTGCTCCAAAGTCCAAGTCGAAACATTCTCCTCCTGCATGGTTGCCTCTTCCATTGCATGGAGGAAATTCTCATAGTATGGGCAGTAAAGTTTCAACGATATCCCATAAGAGTGGCACTGGGAGCTATGTATCCTCTGCACAATCAAACCTTGGTCGATACTTCACATTTGCTGAGATTCAGGAAGCGACAAATAAATTTGATGAGAGTCTGCTTCTGGGGGTTGGTGGGTTTGGCAAGGTATATCAGGGGCAGCTAGAAGATGGAACTAAAGTGGCTGTTAAGCGAGGTAATCCAAGATCTGAGCAAGGTCTCACTGAATTTCAAACGGAGATTGAGATGCTGTCAAAGCTTCGCCATCGTCATCTTGTCTCTCTGATTGGTTACTGTGAGGAGCATTGCGAGATGATTCTGGTTTATGAATACATGGCTAATGGACCTCTTCGTAGTCATTTGTATGGGTCAAATCTTCCCTCACTTTCCTGGAAACAGAGGCTTGAAGTATGCATAGGAGCTGCAAGGGGTCTTCACTACCTTCATACTGGAGCAGCCCAAGGTATCATTCATCGTGATGTAAAGACCACAAATATTTTACTGGATGAGAATCTGGTTGCTAAGGTCGCAGACTTTGGCCTTTCAAAGACTGGACCCACTCTGGATCAGACACATGTAAGTACTGCAGTAAAAGGTAGTTTTGGGTATCTTGATCCCGAGTATTTTAGAAGGCAGCAACTGACAGAGAAATCTGACGTGTATTCATTTGGAGTCGTGCTGTTGGAGGTCCTATGTGCAAGACCAGCTCTTAATCCAGTTCTTCCTAGAGAGCAAGTTAATATAGCAGAGTGGGCAATGCACTATCAGAAAAAGGGCATGCTTGACCAGATAATTGATTCTCACCTTGCTGGCACCATCAATCCAGGCTCTCTAAAAAAGTTTGGAGAGACAGCTGAGAAGTGTTTGGAAGAGCAAGGCATAGATAGGCCTGCCATGGGAGATGTTCTATGGAACCTGGAATATGCTTATCAGCTTCAGGAGACAGCAATGAGGAATGACCCAGATGAGAATAGTACAAATCATATTGCAGAGATTCCCTTACGATACACACAGCCCGAGCCTTTTGATACAAGCATCATTGACAGGGGAAGTGATGATGATTTAGCAGATGCCACCACGAGTGCCGTATTCTCACAGTTGGTGAATCCTCGTGGAAGGTGA